One region of Fragaria vesca subsp. vesca linkage group LG4, FraVesHawaii_1.0, whole genome shotgun sequence genomic DNA includes:
- the LOC101297724 gene encoding uncharacterized protein LOC101297724, with protein MVSERFTKDRYGSSQFEAGGYKWKLVLYPNGNKRRNVGNHISLYLVIADRFSSNWLGDAFTKQKCFNGAVLDAAGFDQLIHIKDFSDASNRYIVDDTCVYGAEINVAVTDAAGFDDLIPTKDFTDASNGYLVGDTCVYGADVFVCKERRTARTGIGKECVRKSSNAFVDKHVWKLDNFIRLANRLFILLLGTKIFGALKKSWGTGFHKFIALNMFSQADKGYFKNDTCVVEAEVTVRGTTGVPV; from the exons ATGGTAAGTGAACGTTTTACAAAGGATAGGTATGGATCATCACAGTTTGAAGCTGGAGGATACAAATG GAAACTGGTGTTGTACCCAAATGGAAATAAGAGGAGGAATGTGGGAAACCATATCTCTCTCTACTTGGTCATAGCCGACAGATTCTCTTCCAACTGGTTGGGAG ATGCTTTTACAAAGCAAAAGTGCTTCAACGGTGCTGTGCTTGATGCAGCTGGTTTTGATCAACTTATCCACATAAAAGATTTTTCTGATGCCTCCAATAGATATATTGTTGATGATACATGTGTGTATGGAGCTGAG ATTAATGTTGCTGTCACTGATGCGGCTGGTTTTGATGACCTCATCCCAACTAAAGATTTTACTGATGCCTCCAATGGATATCTTGTTGGTGACACTTGCGTGTATGGAGCGGATGTATTCGTTTGTAAAGAAAGGAGAACAGCCCGAACAGGGATCGGAAAGGAGTGTGTTAGAAAGAGTAGTAATGCCTTTGTTGACAAGCATGTTTGGAAGCTTGATAACTT CATTCGGCTCGCTAATAGACTGTTTATTCTACTTCTAGGTACTAAGATCTTTGGTGCCTTGAAAAAGAGTTGGGGTACCGGTTTCCATAAATTCATCGCGCTGAATATGTTTAGTCAAGCAGACAAGGGTTATTTCAAGAATGATACTTGCGTAGTGGAGGCAGAGGTCACTGTCCGTGGAACTACTGGAGTTCCGGTGTAA